From the Meleagris gallopavo isolate NT-WF06-2002-E0010 breed Aviagen turkey brand Nicholas breeding stock chromosome 17, Turkey_5.1, whole genome shotgun sequence genome, one window contains:
- the LOC104913615 gene encoding mitochondrial sodium/calcium exchanger protein gives MGFSLLSQSKLVKYFSRQLSCKRKVALQERNAKLEGFPQLLHWFRIVDIRKEVMEEIAPGQLSLEELLEMTDDQVCETVEKFGANSEECARLNASLSCLRSVHKSGGSLSKQDWTIQWPTTEPGKENQPGCPQEPAPWSRTHLSASPKPPAKCAQHHCHGPLYTHVDRLTVEGHPGLCPPVESGHRSLPPSPRQRHAAHTPPRTPNIVTTMTPPGTPPLRRRNKLKPPGTPPPASRKLIHLLPGFTALHRSKSHEFQLGHRVDEAHTPNGRDPGVTRRTRVWDTRLFPQCREVRKRNSSERCRFLRGTPDCRLDDGFLDYLGGAFCAFPAALLPLPVGLYVLWLLYLFVFLGVTAEKFFCPNLSAISTILKLSHNVAGVTFLAFGNGAPDVFSAVVAFSDPRTAGLAVGAVFGAGIFVTTVVAGGIALVKPFTAASRPFLRDVIFYMVAIFLTFLILFFGRITLGEALGYLGLYVFYVFTVVLCTWIHRWQRGDGPPQPGPWEPAIPTDAEERESSGTNCGDYGEEYRPLLPYRDSSLHILGTALNPLDKQKWRRKPWYWRLFKVLKVPVELVLLLTVPVVDPDKDDLNWKRPLNCLHIVTGPLLCILTLKSGAYGLYQIQGVFPVWVLVALAGSVLAIIIFVTTRNEDPPKYHCVFAFLGFLVSAMWINAAATELVNVLRTLGIIFELSNTVLGLTLLAWGNSIGDTFSDLTMARQGYPRMAFSACFGGIIFNILVGVGLGCLLQMTSSQIVVKLEPDSLLVWILAGALGLSLVFSFVVVPAQCFQLGRAYGTCLIIYYLAFLCVALLTEFRVIHLVPT, from the exons ATGGGGTTTTCCCTTCTCTCGCAGAGCAAGCTGGTCAAGTACTTCAGCCGGCAGCTCTCCTGCAAGAGGAAGGTGGCCCTGCAGGAGCGCAACGCCAAGCTGGAGGGCTTCCCCCAGCTCCTGCACTGGTTCCGCATCGTCGACATCCGCAAGGAGGTGATGGAG GAAATagcccctgggcagctgagcctggaggagctgctggagatgaCCGATGATCAGGTCTGCGAGACCGTGGAGAAGTTTGGGGCCAACAGCGAGGAGTGTGCCCGCCTCAACGCATCCCTCTCCTGCCTCCGCAGCGTCCATAAGTCtg GCGGCAGCCTCTCCAAGCAGGACTGGACCATCCAGTGGCCCACGACGGAGCCGGGCAAGGAGAACCAGCCTGGCTGTCCCCAAGAACCCGCCCCATGGAGCCGCACGCACCTCTCGGCCAGCCCCAAACCCCCCGCCAAGTGCGCCCAGCACCACTGCCACGGCCCCCTCTACACCCACGTGGACCGCCTGACTGTGGAGGGCCACCCGGGGCTGTGTCCCCCCGTGGAATCCGGCCACCgttccctgcctccctcccctcGGCAGCGGCACGCCGCTCACACCCCGCCGCGCACCCCCAACATCGTCACCACCATGACACCGCCAGGCACGCCGCCGCTGCGCCGCAGGAACAAGCTGAAACCCCCCGGCACCCCCCCACCTGCCTCCCGAAAACTCATCCACCTCCTGCCTGGCTTCACAGCCCTGCACCGCAGCAAGTCGCACGAGTTCCAGCTGGGGCACCGCGTGGATGAGGCCCACACCCCCAA CGGTCGCGACCCTGGGGTGACCCGCCGGACACGCGTGTGGGACACGCGGCTCTTCCCGCAGTGCCGGGAGGTACGGAAGCGCAACAGCTCCGAGCGGTGCCGCTTCCTGCGCGGCACCCCGGACTGCCGCCTGGACGACGGTTTCCTCGACTACCTCGGCGGAGCGTTCTGCGCCTTCCCCGCCGCGCTGCTCCCGCTGCCCGTCGGCCTCTAC GTGCTTTGGCTCCTCTACCTCTTCGTCTTCCTCGGCGTGACGGCGGAGAAGTT CTTCTGCCCCAACCTGTCGGCCATCTCCACCATCCTGAAGCTCTCCCATAACGTGGCA GGTGTCACCTTCCTGGCCTTCGGCAACGGGGCCCCGGACGTCTTCAGTGCTGTGGTGGCATTCTCCGACCCACGCACGGCTGGGCTAGCAGTCGGGGCTGTCTTTg GTGCTGGCATCTTTGTGACCACGGTGGTGGCTGGCGGCATTGCCCTGGTGAAGCCCTTCACAGCGGCCTCCAGGCCCTTTCTCCGGGACGTCATCTTCTACATGGTGGCCATCTTTCTCACGTTCCTGATCCTCTTCTTTGGCCGCATCACACTGGGGGAGGCTCTAG GGTACTTGGGGCTCTACGTCTTCTATGTCTTCACTGTGGTGCTGTGCACCTGGATTCACCGCTGGCAGCGTGGGGATGGGCCGCCCCAACCCGGGCCGTGGGAGCCAG CCATACCGACAGATGCTGAGGAGCGGGAGTCCTCGGGCACCAACTGCGGGGACTACG GTGAGGAGTATCGACCCCTGCTGCCCTACCGCGATTCCTCACTGCACATCCTTGGCACTGCCCTCAACCCCCTGGACAAGCAAAAGTGGAGGAGGAAGCCCTGGTACTGGCGGCTCTTCAAGGTGCTCAAG GTCCCTGTGGAGCTGGTACTGCTGCTCACCGTGCCTGTGGTGGATCCCGACAAGGACGACTTGAACTGGAAGAGACCCCTCAACTGCCTGCACATCGTCACCGGGCCCCTGCTCTGCATCCTCACCCTCAAGTCAGGGGCCT ATGGGCTGTACCAGATCCAGGGCGTCTTCCCGGTCTGGGTACTGGTTGCACTGGCTGGCTCCGTCCTGGCCatcatcatctttgtgaccaCACGCAATGAAGACCCACCCAAATACCACTGT GTATTTGCTTTCCTCGGGTTCCTGGTCAGTGCTATGTGGATCAATGCAGCAGCCACGGAGCTGGTGAACGTCCTGCGGACCCTGGGCATCATCTTTGAACTGAGCAACACTGTGCTGGGCCTGACCCTGCTGGCCTGGGGCAACAGCATTGGAG ACACCTTCTCTGACCTCACCATGGCACGGCAGGGCTACCCCCGCATGGCCTTCTCTGCCTGCTTTGGAGGCATCATCTTCA ATATTCTGGTGGGCGTGGGGctgggctgcctgctgcagatGACCAGCAGCCAGATAGTGGTAAAG CTGGAGCCTGACAGTCTGCTGGTGTGGATCTTGGCTGGAGCCCTGGGACTGAGCCTGGTGTTCTCCTTTGTGGTGGTACCAGCACAGTGCTTCCAGCTGGGCAGGGCATACGGCACCTGCCTCATCATCTACTACTTGGCTTTTCTCTGTGTGGCCCTGCTCACTGAATTCCGGGTGATCCACCTAGTTCCCACCTGA